Genomic DNA from Prunus persica cultivar Lovell chromosome G1, Prunus_persica_NCBIv2, whole genome shotgun sequence:
acggtttattttaaAGTACCGTCGTGACAAGGATTCTGCATTACGGTAagttaatattttttgtcatgGTTACTCTATGTTACGGCCAGACGTGGATAAATTATGCAATGTTTGCTCCTTCAGACGACGCGAAATTTCTAAAAGCTTTGTCTAAGATTATCGAAGTTGACCTTTTTTGcagtttttatattaattagacGTCGGTTTTTAGTTGCAGATGACGTAGTATGTTATAACAATGTCGGTAATTTACCATCGTGATTTTAAGTATCAAAAGATGATGATCAATTTCACGACGATTTAAAAACTATCTACACGACGATGGATTCCCGCCAtctattgttatttttgtaGTCCCTTGATCTCCAGCAGCCCAACcatttccaaccaattcagTTTTTCTTCTACCTATTTCCATAACTAAACTAGTGCATGCTTCAAAAAGTAAGCCAATATTTCTACGCAAGAGAATAAGCTCCTTGTCTTTTTCCTTTGCAACTCTTTCCATATGCAATAAGTCTCTCTTCAAGGATTCAACTGACTCATTTTTGGAAGTCTCCACGAACAATtgcaattaattttgatacaTTATTGGCTTTTTCATGTAATGAAATAGAGTGTTCATCTAATTTTTCATTAAGCGCACAATTACGTAGgacaagaaaaggaaagagagagagaagagagaaggaaaggaaaataaaaaggaagaataaaagagagagagagagagagagagagagtgagtgagtgaatTTGGGTAGAGGAAATGAAGCGTTGGAATGAAGCCTGAAATGATCGGCAAAAATAGAAATTCGCAATTAATCCGCATAATGCAACTCCGTAATTGAGAATATATACTTCTCCAATATCAAATCCCATAGTGATCATTAGCCTTTTTGTCCCTAAGTGGAAGTTTTGGTGCATAACTAATTCTGATTAGGTTTATCATAACACTTTCTCCTGTCGAAGACATGCTTAACCGATGATAAATATTCgattcatattaattaaggaatTGAGACAAGAAGGAATATACCCCtcttctttttacctttttaaaTTTCCAAAAGTCCTAAagcatgattttttatttataaattgaaagaaagaaaaaagcaaaaaacaaaGTAAAGGTGCGCGATTCGCACAAAATTACTGCACAAAGGACAAAGCATACAAATGAACCAGTGGCAATATCGTAATTCAGAGGAAGAATTTGGCGGGTCCAAAAAATCCCACTTTAAAAACACACTCTAACTCTCGAGCAATTCGACTTCCTCCACCACCTGTGGCACGTAGCCAGCAAAAATCACCTGTCAACCGTCTTcctctgtcttcttcttcttcctccaacAATCGCCCTGAAAAATTTCGCAGAGATGGAATATTCCGCGGATGAATTCGACGTCATCGTGATCGGAGCCGGCATCATGGGTAGCTCCACCGCCTACCAGACGGCCAAGCGTGACCAGAAGACCCTCCTCCTCGAGCAATTTGACTTCCTCCACCACCACGGCTCCTCCCATGGCGAGTCCCGGACGATCCGCGCGACCTACCCGGAAGACTACTACACGCCATTGGTTCTCGAGTCCTACAAGCTCTGGCAGGAAGCCGAGTCCGAGATCGGCTACAATGTCTACTTCAAAGCTCACCATTTGGACATGGCCCCGGCAAACAACAAAGTTCTGCATGCCATTGTTGAGAGCTGTGGTAAAAATTCGGTCCCTTTTCGGGTCATGAACCGGGACCAGCTGGATCGGGAGTTCTCGGGTCGGGTTCGGATTCCGGAGGATTGGGTGGCCGTGGCGACGGAGCATGGTGGGGTTATTAAACCCACCAAGGCTGTGTCGATGTTTCAAACACTTGCTCTGCAGAATGGTGCCGTTTTGAGGGACAATATGGAGGTGAAGGGTGTGGAGAGAGATGGGGTGAGAGGAGGGGTTTGGGTGTGCACAGAAAATGGAGAGAGGTTTTGGGGGAAGAAGTGTGTGGTGACCGTTGGGGCTTGGACTACAAAGTTAGTTAAAACGGTTGGTGGGATTGAGCTGCCTATGCAGCCATTGGAGACCGCTGTTTGTTATTGGAGGATTAAGGAGGGGCATGAGGGTGGTTTTGCCATTGGTGGTGACTTTCCAACCTTTGCTAGCTATGGGGACAACTACATTTATGGGACACCATCTTTGGAGTACCCCGGTTTGATCAAGGTTGCCGTGCATGGCGGGTGCCCATGTGACCCAGATAAGAGGCCGTGGGGACCCGGTAACCCGCTGGCTCCGAACACGCTGACTCCGTTGAAGGAGTGGATTGAGGGGAGGTTCTCCGGTATGGTTGACTCCGGTGGGCCGGTGGCCACTCAGACTCAGCTGTGTATGTACTCCATGACCCCGGATGAGGACTTTGTGATCGATTTCTTGGGTGGGGAGTTTGGGAAGGATGTGGTGGTGGGTGGCGGGTTTTCGGATCACGGGTTCAAGCTGTCTCCGGTGGTGGGGAGGATATTGGCTGACCTTGCACTTAGTGGGGAGGCTCAAGGAGTGGAGCTAAAGCACTTTAGGATAGCAAGGTTTCAAGAGAATCCTAAAGGCAATGTTAAAGACTTCCTATAGATCATCGGTGCTAATTTGAAGCAGAATTGGGTAGCTTCCATCTGTGGCCAATAATTTTAAGCACTTTAAGATAGCAAACTGTATGCGATTATGTGTGAGCGACTATGTATGCGTGTGTTGGACAAATTGACACAATAAACACACTGCTTCATTTGGTGTTCAATGATCCTCGAAACGTTGCATCAATTTTACAttgtagggaaaaaaaattgttttttttttcttttccaaatttcgttttaaaaaactgaaaCCAACATCTAGAAATTTGAGATGGACATAATTCTATGAAAAAAAGTAGATATTAATTGATGACCAAAAAGAACCAAGTAGACATGTACAAAATCTGCTTGCAAAAAACCGAGTCAAAGCCTTCACATATATCCCTGGAATTTACATTACATAATACCATAAAAGCACTACTTTGGAGCTTTTGTTACAGCTAAATTCCCACTAATTTTAATAAGAGAACCTATAATAATAACAGCTATCATGTGTACAACCTTTGGTTGGGTATTGAGGTAAACAAATTTTGACCTATGATCTCTATGatggaatttcttttttcttattagaTGCAACCAAGCTTTCGAGATTCGTTACAGTAAAAAATGGGAATCTGAATTGCTTGGTTGAgcaaaataataaatcaatCTAACCACATCTAGGATGGAGAAAAAATAGCAGATTAAGCTTCCAACTTAATACCCCAATAAAAGCATAATCATAGTTGGGACTAGGGGCCCATCTTGCATCCCAACCAAATGTGAACCTGCAACACAAGCAAACGCAGAGCATAAGATTTGACTTCCAAGCAGAATTTCCAGACATATCAGTAAAGCAAGATCAGatgttcaataaaatcaataaaagaGATTTGCAACCACATACCACCTGACAAGAGGATCTCTGACCATTTGGCTTTTCAAATTGCAAAAGTAGCAACAAGCGCATGCAGTATAAACCAATAGAGTATAATGCCAAGCCGTAAAGCAGGTTGCCGCATTAGAGTCCGCTCACAAGAAACCCTGGAGATTGTGTACAAGATGATTTAGTTTATTCACAAAATCTAGGAAAgtttcaaattgaaatattacaaaaaaaaataacaataatatgGAATTCGATATGCGTACCAAAGGCCATCGACCATGTCAGTCACAGGTCTTGTAAATCTTGGAACAATTCTTGATGTAGTGAGTGACTTGAAACCATGAACTAcagcaaaagaaacaaagaaaagtcgAACACGAGTAAGAAATGCCTTGACTTGTCTGACTTGGAATTAGAGGAAAAGAACAGTAACAGTACTAACAGATGACAGAAGCTATTTCAGTATAGGATTTTACCTTTATCATCCTCTTCATCGTCTAACCTACTAGTCTTCTCAGAATCCATATCTATCGCAATTGCAACTTGGTCACTATTGCCTTTGCGCAAACTGCGGACTTGAGGTGCAATGGAGGACCCAGATACCGCCCAgttgtttttctattaaaaaaatccacAAATTTAAAGTCATTAATGACATTACAATACTCTGACAAAGGCCTAGAAATGCAAgttaataaacaaataaacatataaCATCTCACCGCAGGTTCAACCTCGATAATTTCAGAGGTCATACTAGTTCCTCTGCCTGAATCTCCAACACCTTCAAGCAAATTTAGTTGTGATTCTTTCTCATGTAAAGACTTCTCAAGACTTTCTCCCTTCCGTGTTAATTCTTCTACCTTACTCCTCTCAACTTGCAATAGCGTATCTTTGCTTTGAGCTACAGCCTGTAGATCCTCCAATTCTGATATAATACAATCaatctttttcttaaatatttCCTTATGTTCAGAGTCATTATCATTGTTCTTTTCCCTAAGATATGCGTTGTGCACAACAACCCGAGCAATATTCATATCAAACCATGTTAATAACTCAAGGATCTCATCTGAATTTCTTTTGTTGCTGGTTTGAGATGCAACAAGAACATCATTGGTGCACCTAGTGACCTCTTGCCTTAAGAAAGATATCTCAGCATCCCGATCTTGCAATTGTGATTGGAGCTTTTCCACCTCAGCAAGGAGGTTTGCAGATAGATGATGTAGCTCATCAAACTTACTCACAGTGACGGAAAGCTTTTTCATAACCTTCCCGCGAGAAGCTTCAAGGTTCTCAAGATCTAGGTTCTTTTGTTCCACAACCTTTTCCAATTCCTTAATCTTGAAAGTGAGACCTTGCATTTGCACCTCCTCATCATCAAGTGCTTGCATTAGGTCCTCAATCTCTGCAATCACAAgcaattttataattattgatTATTTGAATAACCATTTTAAACTCCTTCAAAAGATAAACattcaaattatatatttgatgGTGTGGATCGAATGTCAATGAGAACTGACCTTGGTCTTTGGCAGCAATCACATCAGTCAGTGATCTGACCCTCTCTTGTAAATCGGTACAAGTGGCACGACCATCTTCTAGCTTTTTCACTCTCTGCTCCAATAGGTTACGTTCACCCTTAATCACTTCCACCTGTTTTTCCAAATCATGCACCAACGTTTTTGAGGATTGAAGATCCATTGAATAACTTGTTGCAGCCGCTTCAGCCCCCTTGATTTGACTTACAAGCTCCATGCAGATCCTTTCCTTTTGAATGTCCTTCTCCTGAAGTTCTTTCTGCAACTTGGAAATGGTAATCTTCAATTCCTTTTGGTTACCTTCCACAATTTCAGCTGTCAGAGAAccaaaatcattcacagtcgACAATAGCCCGTCTGTCATAGTCCTGACACATTCCTCAGAGTGAAACTGCTCCTCTCCACCAAAAGAAAGTCCATCGACGGGAAATTCTGCTGATTTCAATCTCATCCCTTGATCTCCAGCAGCCCAACCATTTCCAGCCAATTCAGTTTTTCTTCTACCCATTTCCATAACTGAACTAGTGCATGCTTCAAAAAGTAAGCCAACATTTCTACGCAAGAGAAGAAGCtccttgtctttttctttttcaactcTTTCCATATGCAATAAGTCTCTCTTCAAGGAATCAACTGACTcatttttggaagttaattCTCCACGAACAATtgcaattaattttgatacGTTATTGGTTTTTTCATGTAATGAAACTGAGTGTtcatctaatttttctttaagcgCGCCAACCTCCACCATGAGTTCTTGCAGATAATGCCTTACGTAAGTAAAGATTTCAACAATAAAATTGTCATCCGAACGGCCATGCATGTTGGAGTCTGACCAAGAATTCATCAAAGTAAAGTTCTCCTGAACAGGGAAACTGAAATTAGAAGATAAAGAAAatgctatttatatatttaaaaaaattaatagtcTAACTGAAGCTgataagagagaagaaagcttCAGATGAAAATTAAAGACTATAATTGCCATACAACATATAAcagaaaaaaagtaaacaaCAATCATGATATGCATAATAGTCATTAGTGATAATGATAATAACAGTATGCAAATGATAAGAGTATTACTATACCAAATTTTGGATACCAAATGATGTGAATGCGttcatttcttcattcttgGTCCCACTTACTGTAATATGAGTCCTAGTTACTTTCAACAAAAGATAATGCTACATCATCCGTCACATCACTTGGTATCCAAGAGTGTgaaaatacatatacataaaataaattcttTTATAATCATTTGACACTAAAGAGGCTTCATTTCTAACAAGCTTACTGCAGTGAACAAAACCATCGCACTTGTCTAACTTTTAGATGAATTTTATTAGTATTTTTGGGCAGGGGGAAGATGCAACAGAATTGAAACAAAGAACTTAGAATAAGTAGGAAATTGCCTTTAAGCCACATAGAGAaacaagaataataaaaagaacGTTGTAAAATACAGTGGAACCAATGTTTGAGCGCACACATAGTAAAGTACCTTATCTGATTTGCTCATAATAAATCCACCCGTTGTTGTAAAAAGGGGTCCATCAACCACATCAGCAGCACTGCTTGATTTGAGGCAGGAGTCAATACCAGATTCGAGGTTGTGCAAAAATGCCATGTCCTGGTGAAAAACACCAGCCAGTAAATTACTAACATCATGGAACCCCTTCCTGAGTTGATCTACTCCAGACTTTAATCCCGCAAATTCAGAATGAGCTGTAGATAACTTTTCAAGACGAGAAAGAGCATCAAGCTTGGCGGCCTCTGTGAGATCCCTTTCCTTGGAGAGTGTAGCAAGTTCACTCGCAGATTTTGCTAGCTCTTCCTGGAGACCATCATTTCTCTCTTGAACCTCATTCAGTTCTGCAAGGAGTAGCTCTGCTGCTCTTTTTGATTTCCTAGCCTCCTGTTCTGAAGAAGCCATATCTACACGCAAATCACGGCACACTTTCCAAATATGTTCCAACTTCAAAACAGGATCACCAGAATTAGCATCATCTC
This window encodes:
- the LOC18791116 gene encoding probable sarcosine oxidase codes for the protein MEYSADEFDVIVIGAGIMGSSTAYQTAKRDQKTLLLEQFDFLHHHGSSHGESRTIRATYPEDYYTPLVLESYKLWQEAESEIGYNVYFKAHHLDMAPANNKVLHAIVESCGKNSVPFRVMNRDQLDREFSGRVRIPEDWVAVATEHGGVIKPTKAVSMFQTLALQNGAVLRDNMEVKGVERDGVRGGVWVCTENGERFWGKKCVVTVGAWTTKLVKTVGGIELPMQPLETAVCYWRIKEGHEGGFAIGGDFPTFASYGDNYIYGTPSLEYPGLIKVAVHGGCPCDPDKRPWGPGNPLAPNTLTPLKEWIEGRFSGMVDSGGPVATQTQLCMYSMTPDEDFVIDFLGGEFGKDVVVGGGFSDHGFKLSPVVGRILADLALSGEAQGVELKHFRIARFQENPKGNVKDFL